In Arthrobacter sp. MN05-02, the genomic stretch TCGCGGCAGAAGGCAAGTTCTCCGCCTACATACTGGCAGCTCTACCCTTCGGGATCGCACTCGTCTTGACGGTAGTGAGCCCGGGATACATAGATGTGCTCTTCATCAAGCCACTGGGCTGGGTCATGCTCGGCGTCGCCGCTGTCATGATGACAATCGGCGGACTCTGGTTACGCAAAATCATCGACTTGAAGTTTTGAGGAAAGCACCGTGGACCTGATCCTGCTCACCTCACTGCTGATGGTCTCGGTGCCCATCGGCTACTTCACGTGGTCTTTGCTCACCTCGGATGCGAGAACGCGGCGCGCAGTTCAGCACAACCTGAACCAGGGTATGGGTTTGACATCCGCCTCTGTCGAAAGGCCGAACCCTCTGCTTCAGATCGGGCGTCGGGCGACACCACAGGCATACGCGGCGAAGCTCGATTACCTCCTGGCCCTCGCGGGACGACCAGCGTCTCTCCCCCTGGCGAAGGTCCTTGCGGCCAAGCCGCTTCTCGGATTTGCGGGGGGCATCGCCGGTTTGTTGCTACTGCAGTCCAATGCCAGTGGCACGTTCGTTTTTCTGGCCATCTTCATCACGATCCTGGGCTACTTCGTCCCGGATCTCCTCCTGTACAGCAGGGGCCAGGAGCGGCAGAAGGCCATGGCCCTCGAGCTCGCCAACACTCTGGACCAGATGCTGATTTCCGTGGAGGCCGGCTTGGGCTTCGAGAGTGCGATGCAGCGGGCCGGCGAGACCGGCAAGGGGCCTCTCGCAGACGAGCTCGTGCGGACGTTGCAGGATATGCAGGTGGGTCGTAGCCGGCGCGAGGCCTATCTCGCCATGGCAGACCGCAGTACCATCCCGGAACTCCGCAGCTTCGTCAAGGCCATCGTGCAGGCCGATGCTTACGGTATCGCGCTCTCCGGGGTGCTCCGCACCCAGGCGAAGGTCATGCGCGTGAAGCGGCGCCAGCGCGCCGAAGAGAAAGCTATGAAACTACCCGTATCGGTGCTCTTCCCACTGCTGCTGTTCATCTTCCCTGTCCTGTTCATCGTGATCCTGGGCCCTGCGGCACTCAACGTCATCGATACCTTCGCAGGCCAATAGGGGCTTTCCCTCAAGAGTGCCGGGACCACTCACCGAATCAGGAGAACAGGAAAGCAATTGCGCAGTTATCCCTCAGCATCAGCCGATTCCCGCTCTACCGTCAGCTTCCGGCCGTAGCCTGACATGGTGCTTCCGAACGCTACCCCGAAGGTCCTGCCACTGGTGGACCTCACCGTGCTGTCCCAGCTCGAGCGACAGCTGAACGACCCCCGACCCGCTCGGGCCTTCGCTCGCGACTACATCACGGGCTTCGAGGATCGCTACCTCCGCCTCTCCAACTCCGTGGGGAACCGGGACCTCCCCCGCCGCCATCGACGCCGCCCTCAGCCTGCGCAACTCGTCCACGATGGTCGGCGCAGCGAGGCTCTCCGCGATGGCCGCGAGCTTCGAGACCGCTGTCACCTCGGCGGATCTGGACACGGCCCGCAGGGCACTTCCAGCGATCGAGCGCTGCGGCATGGACACCATCGACGAACTCGAGTCCCGCTACCTCGCGTCGTTCTGAGACGTCGTCCTGAGACGTCGTTCTGGGATGCCGGACCCGCAACGTCAGGACGGCAGCGCCGCCATCGGCGGTACGACGACGCTCAGGGACGGGCGGGCGTGAGCCGGTAGCCCACACCGCGCACGGTCTGCAGCCACCGCGGGTTCTTCGGGTCCTCGTCCAGCTTCCGCCGGAGGTTCCCGATGTGCACCTCGATGGCCCGCTCGTCGGAATCGCTGATGTAGGTGTCCTCGCCGTAGTAGTCCCCACGGACCACCCTCACCAGGTCCGCCTTGGTCCTCACGGCCCCGCTGCTCCGCAGCATCTCGGCCAGCAGGTCGAACTCGCTGCGGGTCAGGGGCAGGTCCCGCCCGTCCACGACGACGGTGCGGGCGGCGGCGTTCAGCGCCAGTCCGTTGTGTTCGAGGACCGGGGACGGCTCCGGGGCCGGCGCTGGAGCAGCGGGAGCGGCCGGAGCAGCAGCCGCGGGAACCGACATCGCCGCCGGGGAGACCGCCACCGGTTCGGGGACCGCACGGGGACGTCGGAGCATGGCGGCGATCCGGGCGCGGAGCTCCCGCGGGCGGAAAGGCTTCGTCAGGTAGTCGTCGGCCCCGGACTGCAGGGCGGTGAGCGTGTCCAGCTCGTCCCCGCGTGACGTCAGCATCACCACGTAGCAGTTGCTGGAACTCCGGATGCGCCGCAGGACCTCGTACCCGTCGATGTCGGGCAGACCCACGTCGACCGTCACCACCGTCGCGTCGTGCGTGCGGACCAGGTCAACACCGGCCCGTCCGTTGGGTGCCACATGCACGGTGAACCCCGACTGCTTCAGGACCGCAGCCACGAGATTCCGCACGTCGGCGTCGTCCTCGATGACCACTGCAACTCCCGGGTCGCTCATTCGACTCCCGCCCCCATGTGCCCTGCTCCGAAGCCCGTTCGACTCTTCATGAATTCCATTGTGCCTGCCCCCACGGCGGATTTGCGCCGGGTTCCGGTCAAAACGCGGATTGGGCTACATAATGGTAAGCAGTACGTAGGTCTCAGCGTCGGGAAGTTGTTCAGCATGCGGGGTTTCACCTTTCCTTGGATAGTGCGTGCCTAGGGATGTCAGTGCAGCGTGGCTGCGCGCTACGGCATCGAGGATCACCATCAGTCGTTCATTCGTGCTGTGCCAGATCCCCCTCACACTGATCGTCGTGATCCTCGGCGTCACGGCGCCCCTCCTCCGGCCCGGGCTGATGTCCAACCGGACGTTCGAGCTGGGTTTCTCGATGGTCCTGGTGCTGCTGGCCCTCTGCGTCGTCGTCCCCTGGCGTGAGCTGCCGCCCGGCAGCCTGCTCATCGTCCCGGTGCTCGACTTCGTCGCGATCGCCCTGATCCGGGCCGGCGCTTCGGAGACCCAGCCGGCTCTCGGCGTCCTTGCCATCTTTCCCGTCCTCTGGCTCATGCGCTCCTCGCTGCCCACGTGGGCGTCCCTGTCCCTCACCGTGCTCGGTTCCCTGCTCATCACGGCCTGGCCGTTGTGGGGCACCTTCGACCCCGCGCTCATGCGCTCGTACCTGGGTATCCTGCTGCTGCCGATCGTCATGCTCTGCATCGGCATCACCGTCCGGGTGATGAGCCTCAACGCGCAGGCACGCGAGATCGAGATCGAACGCAAGGACCGCGAACTCAACGACCTCCTGCGGGCCGCGATGGACCGCGAACGCGTCCTGACCGCGATCCTCAACACGGTCGACGTCGGACTCACCGCCGTGGACGCCCACGGCAACACCACGCTCACCAATCGGCAGCAGGAACTCTTCAACAGGCTGGCCGCCGGGCACGACGACGACGACGAGGAGCACGGCAACCTGATCTTCGGGCCGGATCGGACCACCCCGCTGACCGTGGACAGGCAGCCGATCTACCGTGCACTGACGGGCGAGACCTTCGCCGACCAGCTGATCTGGGTGGGCGACGGGGACGCGCAACGCGCACTCTCGACCGCCGCCCGCCCCATCAAGGACGCCGACGGCCACCTCACCGGAGCGCTGATCGCCTGCAGTGACGTGACCGAGCTGGTGGAGGCGGTCACCGCGAAGGACGCCTTTATCTCGAACATCTCCCACGAGTTCCATGCCCCCCTCACCTCCGTGCTCGGCTACCTCGAACTGGTGCTGGAGGACGAGCACCCCCTGCCCTCCCACCTCAGGGGCTACGTCGACGTAGCGGGACGCAACGCCGAGCGGGTCCTGCACCTCGTCGCCGACCTGCTCTCCACCGCGGGAGACCGCGTGCGGGTCCATCCGCGCCCCGTGGACCTTGCAGCCCTGATCGAGATGAGCGTCAGGTCGAACCGGCTGCGGGCGCAGAAGAACAACGTCAAACTCAAGTCCGACGTGCAGAGCCCCCTCTGGACCCTGATCGATCCCCTCCGGATCTCCCAGGTGCTGGACAACCTGCTCTCCAACGCCATCAAGTACTCCCCCGACGGCGGCGTGGTGAACGTCCGCGCGGAGGAGACGGAGTCGACGATCGACCTCCACGTCGAGGACAGGGGTATGGGGATGACGGAGCAGGAGGCCCGGCAGGTCTTCTCCCGCTTCTATCGGACGCCGGGCGCCCGGCGGGCAGACATCGAAGGCGCCGGGCTCGGGCTGGCCATCACGAAGTCGATCGTGGAGAGCCACGGCGGCTCGATCGACTGCGTCAGTGCGCCCGGCAAGGGCAGCCGTTTCACGGTGACTCTGCCGGCCAACGGCGAAGTGAGCCGCATGCATCATGATTCCCTCGAGGAGTCCATCTAAGGTGATCCTCGCCCTGACGGCCGCCGTCGTTGCCGTCGTCGCCGCAACGCTGGGCTATGCGTTGTTCCCCCTCGCCGGCAGGGATGCCCGGATCGACCTGCCCGGGTCCCTCCGCCTGCCCGTGGCACTCCTGACGGGAGCGCTGGCGGGAGGAGGCGCCGTGCTCGTCGGTCCGTCCTGGGATCTCCCGCTCGTGGCGGTCCTCGCGGCGTTCGGCGTCCTGCTCGGGGCGATCGACGCGCGCTCGAAACTCCTGCCCAACGCGGTCCTGCTGCGGTTCACGGCCGCGACCGTCCCCCTGGTGCTCCTTGCCGCGATCGGCAGCGGCCGTTGGGGCGGCCTGCTGGGCGCCGTGGCGGGCGGCGCGGGACTCTTCACGGTCTACTTCGTCCTCGCACTCATCTCCCCGGCCGGCATGGGCATGGGCGACGTCAAGCTTTCCGCCGTCCTCGGTCTCTACGGCGGCTGGGCGGGCGCCGCCGCCTGGATGGGCACCCTCCTCGGCGGGTTCCTCCTGGGCGGGCTGGCGGGCGTGGCCGTGCTGCTGCTGCGCCGCGGGTCACGCGGCTCCACCTTCCCCTTCGGCCCGGGGATGCTGCTCGCCGCCTTCGGGAGTCTCGTGCTGCTGGGGTAGTGCGTGCCACCGGCTCGTCCGAAATGCCCGGACGGTGCTCGACCCTCCCCCGGATCATCGGGCAGGAGGTCTCAGTCGTCGGCGTTCGGACCTGGTGACGCCGGAAGGTGCGCGGCCGTGCGTCGGGACCGGGTCAGCGCTGCGCGTTCGCCCAGCTGATCGTCGCCGGGATAGGCGATCTCCTCGAGCACGAGCGGGTGCGGAGCGGCCAGGATGGACCGGGCGTCCTTGACCCGCGCCGCGAGCCGTTCGGCCAGCCAGCTCGGCGGCATCTCCCCCGACCCCACGCGCAGCGTCGACCCGACGAGCGCACGCACCATGTTGTGGCAGAAGGCGTCCGCCTGCACGGTCGCCGTGATGACGCCGTCGTGCCCCCGGACGAACTCGTAGCGCTGCAGCTCGCGGATGGTGGTGGCACCCTCGCGGGGCTTGCAGAACGCCGCGAAGTCCTGCATCCCGAGCAGATACTCTGCTCCCTCATTGAGCAGCGGGACGTCGAGGGGCGCCGGATACCAGAGGGTCGTGTGCCGGCGCAGGGGATCCTGCCCCGACGTGGTGTCCGCGATCGCGTAGCTGTAGCGGCGCCAGAGCGCGGAGAAGCGTGCGTCGAACCCTGCCGGTGCAGGCCTGGCGGACCGCACGACGACGGCTGGTACGGAGTTCCGCACGGACCGGCCACGGCCGGTCGTGCCGTCGGTCAGCACGCGGTTGATCGTGCCCGTCAGGCGGCGCAGGAAGGCATCGGCCGGATCGACCCTACGGCCACGCGCCATGCCCTCCCATTCGGTCGCCGTGAGGTCCACGTGGGCCACCTGGCCGCGGGCATGGACGCCGGCGTCGGTCCGGCCGCCCACCGTGAGTCGGGCAGGGCGGCGCAGGAGCGTGAAGAGTGCATCCTCGAGAATGCCCTGCACGGTGGTGAACCCGGGCTGGAGGGCCCATCCCGAGAACGGTCTGCCGTCGTAGGAGATGTCGAGGCGGACACGCAGGAGCCCGCCGTCCCCTGGCAGGACGGCGGGCTCTGGCGTGGTCATGGTGTGCGTCAGGAGTGAAGAACTACTTCTTCTCGTCCTCGGCGGAACCTTCGACGACGACGACCTCGTCAGCGGCGCCGGCTTCGGCGTCGACCGTGGTCTCCTCGGCGGCGACCTCTTCGGCGGAAGCTGCCGACTCGGCCGACTCGGCCGAATCTACGGAGTCTGCCGACTCGGGCGAGTCCACGGACTCGGCGACGGGTGCGGCTGCAGCGGCGGGAGCCGTGGCCTGCTCGGCCTCGGCGACGACGGACTGCTTCGCGGACATGGGCTCCAGCACCAGCTCGATGACGGCCATGGGGGCGTTGTCGCCCTTGCGGTTGCCGATCTTGGTGATGCGGGTGTAACCACCCTCGCGGTTGGCGACAGCGGGTGCGATGTCCGTGAACAGCTCGTGGACGATGCTCTTGCTGCTGATGACGCCGAGGACGCGGCGACGCGATGCGAGGTCACCCTTCTTCGCGAACGTGATGAGACGCTCGGCGTAGGGGCGAAGGCGCTTGGCCTTGGTCACCGTGGTGGTGATGCGCTTGTGCTCGAACAGTGAGGCGGCCAGGTTGGCGAGCATCAGGCGTTCGTGCGCCGGACCGCCTCCGAGACGTGGGCCCTTGGTGGGTGTGGGCATGATTGTTTCTCCTCATTAGGTGTCCGTCCCGCCGCTTCCCAGCGGCAGGCGGACAGATAGCGTTTTAGAGCTCTTCGTCGCCGTAGGCGGCGTCGTCCTCTTCGATGGCAGCAGCGCGGGCGGCAAGGTCGAACCCGGGAGGGGAATCCTTCAGGGAGAGACCGAGCTCGACGAGCTTCGCCTTGACCTCGTCGATGGACTTGGCACCGAAGTTGCGGATGTCCATGAGGTCCGCCTCGGAGCGTGCAACGAGTTCACCCACGGAGTGGATGCCCTCACGCTTGAGGCAGTTGTACGAGCGGACCGTCAGTTCGAGGTCCTCGATCGGCAGTGCCATGTCGGCAGCGAGCGCTGCGTCCGTCGGCGACGGACCGATCTCGATGCCCTCGGCGGCGGTGTTCAGCTCGCGGGCGAGACCGAACAGCTCCACCAGGGTGGTGCCGGCCGAGGCGACGGCGTCGCGCGGGGGCGATGGCGTCCTTCGTCTCGACGTCGACGATCAGCTTGTCGAAGTCGGTGCGCTGCTCCACACGGGTCGCTTCCACGCGGAAGGTGACCTTCAGGACCGGCGAGTAGATCGAGTCGACCGGGATGCGGCCGATCTCGGAGTCGCCGGACTTGTTTTGCGAGGCGGACACGTAGCCGCGGCCACGCTCGATGGTCAGTTCGAGCTCGAACTTGCCCTTCGAGTTGAGGGTCGCGATGTGGAGGTCCGGGTTGTGGAACTCGACACCAGCGGGGGGCGCGATGTCCGCAGCGGTGACGACGCCGGGGCCCTGCTTGCGCAGGTAGGCAACGACGGGCTCGTCGTGCTCCGAGGAGACGGCGAGGTTCTTGATGTTCAGGATGATCTCGGTGACATCCTCCTTCACCCCGGGAACCGTGGTGAATTCGTGCAGCACGCCGTCGATGCGGATGCTGGTGACTGCTGCACCGGGGATCGAGGAGAGCAGCGTGCGGCGGAGCGAGTTGCCGAGGGTGTAGCCGAAGCCGGGCTCGAGGGGTTCGATGACGAACCGTGAGCGGTTGTCGGCGACTACTTCTTCAGTCAGGGTGGGGCGCTGTGCAATGAGCACTTACATTTCCTTTCAGGAAGCATCCGCTATATGACGCTTCTGTATGGGCGGGACTGCTGGTGAGCCGGCTCAAAAGCTGCTCGGAACGGCACCGAACCGCGCCCTGCGGGAACCGGTGGTTCCTGCAAGGCGGTGCGGTGGCCGAAGAGCGGACTAGACGCGGCGGCGCTTGGGCGGGCGGCAGCCATTGTGCGCGCTCGGGGTGACGTCGGAGATGGATCCGACCTCGAGGCCGGTGGCCTGCAGCGAGCGGATAGCGGTCTCGCGTCCCGATCCCGGACCCTTGACGAAGACGTCGACCTTCTTGACGCCGTGCTCCTGGGCGCGCTTGGCAGCGGCCTCTGCAGCCATCTGCGCAGCGAACGGGGTCGACTTGCGTGAGCCCTTGAAGCCGACCTCACCGGCGGAGGCCCAGGAGATGACCGCTCCGCTGGGGTCCGTGATGGACACGATGGTGTTGTTGAAGGTGCTCTTGATGTGCGCCTGACCGAGCGCGATGTTCTTCTTGTCCTTGCGACGCGGCTTACGAACCGCTCCACGAGTCTTGGGGGGCATTACTTCTCCTACGAAGGTATTGGGTAAAGCATTGATCGGCTGATCGGACGAAATCCGAGCCGGTGGAGGTCCTACGAACAGGGGCCTCCACTGGCGAGGGTCCCCTGGCGTGACGAGCGCTAGCGAGTCACGTTAGGGAGCCAGTGGGGATTTAGCGTCCGACCTTCTTCTTGCCTGCGACCGTACGCTTCGGACCCTTGCGGGTACGTGCGTTTGTCTTCGTACGCTGTCCACGTACGGGAAGGCCGCGGCGGTGCCGAATGCCTTCGTAGCTGCCGATCTCCACCTTGCGGCGGATGTCGGCCGCGACCTCGCGGCGGAGGTCACCCTCGACCTTGAAGTTGCCTTCGATGTAGTCGCGGAGCTGGACCAGCTCGGCGTCGGTGAGGTCCTTGACGCGCGTGTTCGGGGAGATCCCCGTGTCGACGATCGTCTTCTCTGCACGGGTCTTGCCCACGCCGTAGATATAGGTAAGCGCGATGACTACCCGCTTTTCGCGGGGGATGTCTACGCCAGCGAGACGTGCCATGGTGGCGGTGCTCCTTTGGTGATACCGGAGGTCTGAAGCAGGACGTCCGCGGAACAGGTGTTCCGGTCCCCGGCCTCCGAGCCGGGGGTGTACATCCCGTCAGGGATGCTGTTCTGCCGTGAAATGTACTTCTACGCGCGGGAAGAGCCTCTAGGAGAGGTTCTCAGCCCTGGCGCTGCTTGTGGCGCGGGTTCTCGCAGATGACGAGAACGTTGCCTTTGCGGCGAACCACCTGGCACTTCTCGCAGATCCGCTTCACGCTCGGGTTGACCTTCATGGTTTTCCTTCGAGTTGATTCTTATTTGTAGCGGTAGACAATACGGCCCCGGGTGAGGTCGTACGGGCTGAGTTCCACTACGACCCGGTCCTCAGGAAGGATTCGAATGTAGTGCTGGCGCATCTTTCCCGAGATGTGGGCGAGAACAATGTGACCGTTGGCCAACTCAACGCGGAACATCGCGTTGGGCAGCGCCTCGTTCACAGTGCCTTCAATCTCAATGACACCGTCTTTCTTGGCCATATCCTCCGCTAACGTCTATGCCCGCCACTTGCGTGACGGACGGGTTTGGGGTTTTGATTGTCAGGCCCGCGGAGAGCCGGAGCTCCTCGCGCGGGGACGTCTCCAGAGCCCAATTGGGCACGAAAAGCAGAGACAACCAACACACAACTCTACGCTACTGTCCCCTGATAGTTAAATCGGTCCGGGAGCCGGCCGCGCGGCTGTGCCATGTACCGATGACGAAGGTCCCGCACTCTTGTGCGGGACCTTCGTCATTCGTGGCGTTGCGTGTGCCGGGTTCCGACGTCAGGCGCTCAGGGGAACCGGGGTGACTCCGAGGGGCTCCAGCCGGGAGGCTCCCCCGTCGGGTGCGGACAGGACCCAGATACCGCCGTCGTGCACCGCGACGCTGTGTTCCCACTGCGACGCACGCTGGCCGTCGGTGGTCACGACCGTCCAGTCGTCGTCGAGGACTGCTGTCTCCAGGTTCCCCTGCACGAGCATCGGCTCGATGGCGAGGCACAGTCCCGGGCGGACCTTCGGGCCCCGGTTCGAGCTGCGGTAGTTGAGGACGTCGGGCGCCTGGTGCATCTGCGTCCCGATGCCGTGACCGACGTAGTCCTCCAGGATCCCGAGCGCCGGGCCGGGCACCGACGAGACGTAGTCGTCGATGGCCGCTCCGATGTCACCCACGAACCGGGCCGATGCGAGCGCCGCGATGCCGCGCCACATGGCTTCCTCGGTGACGTCCGACAGGCGCACGTCTTCCGGCCGCGCTGATCCGACGATCACGGTGCGCGCGGAATCGGAGTGCCATCCACGGACCACCGCGCCACCGTCGATCGAGATGATGTCGCCGTCCTGCAGCGTGTAGCCACCCGGGATGCCGTGCACCACCTCGTGGTTCACGGACGTGCAGATGCTGGCCGGGAACCCGTGGTAGCCGCGGAAGTTCGACGTCGCGCCCTTCTCCCGCAGCACGCCTTCGAACACGTCGTTGAGCTGCGCGGTCGTGACGCCGACCGCCGCGGCCGCGACCGTCCGGTCCAGCGCCTCGGAGAGCACCAGACCGGCCTCGCGCATCACGAGCATCTGGCTGGGGGTCTTGTACTCGACCTTGGGCTGGCGGAACATGCGGGGGTCCTAGCTCGCGACTTTGAGGGCGGCCATGACGCGCTCGGTGACGTCGTCGATGCTGCCGATGCCGTCGACCTTCGTGACGATGCCGCGCTCGTCGTACCGCGACACCACCACCTCGGTCTGGTCGTGGTAGAGCCCGAGGCGGTGGCGGATGACCTGCTCGTTGTCGTCCGAGCGCCCGTCGAGCTTCGCACGGCCGAGGAGGCGCTTGACGAGCTCCTCGTCGTCCGCGGTCAGCTGCAGCACGACGTCGAGCTCGAGGTCGTTCTCGCGGAGGATGTCGTCGAGCTCCACCACCTGCGAGGCCGTGCGGGGGTAGCCGTCGAGGAGGAAGCCCTCGCGCACGTCGTCGGCCGCGAGGCGGTCACGCACCATGCTGTTGGTGACGCTGTCCGGAACGAAGTCGCCCGCGTCCATGAACTTCTTCGCCTCGACGCCGAGCGGGGTCTCCCGCTTCACGTTGTCGCGGAAGATGTCGCCGGTCGAGATCGCGACGACGCCGAGGCGCTCGGAGATCCGTGCGGCCTGGGTGCCCTTGCCCGATCCGGGGGGACCGATGATCAGCATTCTCGTCAACGCAACAACCCTTCGTAGTGACGCTGCTGGAGCTGTGCGTCGATCTGCTTTACGGTCTCGAGGCCGACGCCCACCATGATCAGGATCGAGGTGCCACCGAACGGGAAGTTCTGGTTCGCACCGATGGCCACCAGGGCGATCAGCGGGATCAGGGCGACGAGGCCCAGGTAGATGGCGCCGGGCAGCGTGATGCGCGACAGCACGTACTGGAGGTACTCGGCGGTGGGACGGCCCGCACGGATGCCGGGGATGAATCCGCCGTACTTCTTCATGTTCTCGGACACCTCGTCCGGATTGAACGTGATCGCTACGTAGAAGTAGGTGAAGAACACGATCAGCAGGAAGTACATCGCCATGTACAGCGGGTGGTCGCCACTGGTCAGGTACGTGGTGATCCAGTTGACCCACCCGGCCGGCGCGGTACCGTCCTGGGGGGTGTTGAACTGTGCGATCAGGCTGGGCAGGTAGAGCATCGAGGACGCGAAGATCACGGGGATGACACCGGCCATGTTGACCTTGATCGGGATGTAGGTGCTGCTGCCGCCCAGGGTACGGCGGCCCACCATGCGCTTGGCGTACTGCACCGGGATGCGTCGCTGCGACTGCTCCACGAAGATGACCAGCGCGACGACGACGACGCCCATCGCGAGGACGAAGGAGAACACCGTGGCGCCCTGGGTGCGGAGGATCTCACCGAGCGAGGTCGGGAAGCCGGCGGCGATGGCGGTGAAGATGAGCAGCGACATGCCGTTGCCCACGCCCTTCTCGGTGATGAGCTCGCCCATCCACATGATGAGGCCGGTGCCGGCGGTCAGCGTGATGATCAGGAGGATGATCGTGATGATGGAGTCGTCCGGGATCAGGGGCACGGGGCAGTTGCCGAGCAGTGCGCCGGAGCGGGCGAGCGACACGAGGGTGGTCGCGTTGAGCAGGCCGAGCGCGATCGTCAGGTAGCGCGTGTACTGGGTGAGCCGGGACTGGCCCTGCGCGCCTTCCTGGTGCAGCTCCTGGAAACGGGGGATGACCACCCGGAGCAGCTGCGTGATGATGCTCGCCGTGATGTAGGGCATGATGCCCAGCGCGAAGATGGAGACCTGCAGGAGGGCTCCGCCGCTGAAGAGGTTGACGAACTGGTAGAGGCCGCCCTCGGTGTTGCCGAGTTCGAGGCACTGCTGCACGTTGCCGTAGTCGACCCCGGGAGCGGGGATGAAGGCCCCGAGACGGAAGATGGTGATGATTCCCAGCGTGAACAACAGCTTGCGCCGCAAGTCTGGCGTCCGGAATGCCCGGCCAATAGCGCTAAGCAAGCGTCCTCCTGAAGGTCTGTTGGTCCTGACGCGGACCGTACACAACAACCGAGTCTAACGGTTGGTCACCGGTGTGAGAGAACCGGCGTGGAGCAGGGGTGGCCTCAGCCGAAAAAAGACCCTTGGCGGGCAGGTCGAGCCTGCCCACCAAGAGTCTAGTTCCTCAGTGCCGTGGATCACAGCCGCCTTCCCCCGGTCCCCCGGGGAAGGGCCGGCCAGGAGCCTACAGCTCGGTGACGGTCCCGCCTGCAGCGACGATCTTCTCCGCAGCGGATGCGGAGAAGGCGTCGACCGCGACGTTGACTGCCACGGTGAGCTCGCCGGTGCCGAGCACCTTGACGGGCTGGTTCTTGCGGACGGCGCCGTTCGCCACCAGGCTCTCCACCGTGACGTCGCCGCCATCGGGGTACAGCTCGGAGAGCTTGTCCAGGTTCACGACCTGGAACTCGACGCGGAACGGGTTCTTGAAGCCGCGCAGCTTGGGAAGGCGCATGTGCAGCGGCAGCTGGCCGCCGGCGAATCCTGCCTTCACCTGGTAGCGGGCTGCAGTTCCCTTGGTTCCACGGCCGGCGGTCTTACCCTTCGAACCCTCACCACGGCCGACACGGGTCTTCGCCGTCTTGGCTCCGGGTGCGGGACGCAGGTGGTGGACCTTCAGTGCGTGGACGCGCTCTGCTTTTTCCTCGCCTGCGACCGGAGCCGCAGTGTTGTTCTCTGCCATTACTTGGCCTCCTCAACCTTCAAGAGGTGCGGAACCGTGTTGATCATGCCGACAGTGACGGCATCGGCTTC encodes the following:
- a CDS encoding putative sensory transduction protein, with the protein product MSDPGVAVVIEDDADVRNLVAAVLKQSGFTVHVAPNGRAGVDLVRTHDATVVTVDVGLPDIDGYEVLRRIRSSSNCYVVMLTSRGDELDTLTALQSGADDYLTKPFRPRELRARIAAMLRRPRAVPEPVAVSPAAMSVPAAAAPAAPAAPAPAPEPSPVLEHNGLALNAAARTVVVDGRDLPLTRSEFDLLAEMLRSSGAVRTKADLVRVVRGDYYGEDTYISDSDERAIEVHIGNLRRKLDEDPKNPRWLQTVRGVGYRLTPARP
- a CDS encoding two-component sensor histidine kinase, yielding MLCQIPLTLIVVILGVTAPLLRPGLMSNRTFELGFSMVLVLLALCVVVPWRELPPGSLLIVPVLDFVAIALIRAGASETQPALGVLAIFPVLWLMRSSLPTWASLSLTVLGSLLITAWPLWGTFDPALMRSYLGILLLPIVMLCIGITVRVMSLNAQAREIEIERKDRELNDLLRAAMDRERVLTAILNTVDVGLTAVDAHGNTTLTNRQQELFNRLAAGHDDDDEEHGNLIFGPDRTTPLTVDRQPIYRALTGETFADQLIWVGDGDAQRALSTAARPIKDADGHLTGALIACSDVTELVEAVTAKDAFISNISHEFHAPLTSVLGYLELVLEDEHPLPSHLRGYVDVAGRNAERVLHLVADLLSTAGDRVRVHPRPVDLAALIEMSVRSNRLRAQKNNVKLKSDVQSPLWTLIDPLRISQVLDNLLSNAIKYSPDGGVVNVRAEETESTIDLHVEDRGMGMTEQEARQVFSRFYRTPGARRADIEGAGLGLAITKSIVESHGGSIDCVSAPGKGSRFTVTLPANGEVSRMHHDSLEESI
- the truA gene encoding tRNA pseudouridine synthase A, producing MTTPEPAVLPGDGGLLRVRLDISYDGRPFSGWALQPGFTTVQGILEDALFTLLRRPARLTVGGRTDAGVHARGQVAHVDLTATEWEGMARGRRVDPADAFLRRLTGTINRVLTDGTTGRGRSVRNSVPAVVVRSARPAPAGFDARFSALWRRYSYAIADTTSGQDPLRRHTTLWYPAPLDVPLLNEGAEYLLGMQDFAAFCKPREGATTIRELQRYEFVRGHDGVITATVQADAFCHNMVRALVGSTLRVGSGEMPPSWLAERLAARVKDARSILAAPHPLVLEEIAYPGDDQLGERAALTRSRRTAAHLPASPGPNADD
- a CDS encoding hypothetical protein (possible pseudo due to frameshift) — encoded protein: MALPIEDLELTVRSYNCLKREGIHSVGELVARSEADLMDIRNFGAKSIDEVKAKLVELGLSLKDSPPGFDLAARAAAIEEDDAAYGDEEL
- a CDS encoding hypothetical protein (possible pseudo due to frameshift) produces the protein MLIAQRPTLTEEVVADNRSRFVIEPLEPGFGYTLGNSLRRTLLSSIPGAAVTSIRIDGVLHEFTTVPGVKEDVTEIILNIKNLAVSSEHDEPVVAYLRKQGPGVVTAADIAPPAGVEFHNPDLHIATLNSKGKFELELTIERGRGYVSASQNKSGDSEIGRIPVDSIYSPVLKVTFRVEATRVEQRTDFDKLIVDVETKDAIAPARRRRLGRHHPGGAVRSRPRAEHRRRGHRDRSVADGRSARCRHGTADRGPRTDGPLVQLPQA
- the rpsK gene encoding 30S ribosomal protein S11 gives rise to the protein MPPKTRGAVRKPRRKDKKNIALGQAHIKSTFNNTIVSITDPSGAVISWASAGEVGFKGSRKSTPFAAQMAAEAAAKRAQEHGVKKVDVFVKGPGSGRETAIRSLQATGLEVGSISDVTPSAHNGCRPPKRRRV
- the rpsM gene encoding 30S ribosomal protein S13; translation: MARLAGVDIPREKRVVIALTYIYGVGKTRAEKTIVDTGISPNTRVKDLTDAELVQLRDYIEGNFKVEGDLRREVAADIRRKVEIGSYEGIRHRRGLPVRGQRTKTNARTRKGPKRTVAGKKKVGR
- the infA gene encoding translation initiation factor IF-1 is translated as MAKKDGVIEIEGTVNEALPNAMFRVELANGHIVLAHISGKMRQHYIRILPEDRVVVELSPYDLTRGRIVYRYK
- the map_3 gene encoding methionine aminopeptidase codes for the protein MFRQPKVEYKTPSQMLVMREAGLVLSEALDRTVAAAAVGVTTAQLNDVFEGVLREKGATSNFRGYHGFPASICTSVNHEVVHGIPGGYTLQDGDIISIDGGAVVRGWHSDSARTVIVGSARPEDVRLSDVTEEAMWRGIAALASARFVGDIGAAIDDYVSSVPGPALGILEDYVGHGIGTQMHQAPDVLNYRSSNRGPKVRPGLCLAIEPMLVQGNLETAVLDDDWTVVTTDGQRASQWEHSVAVHDGGIWVLSAPDGGASRLEPLGVTPVPLSA
- the adk gene encoding adenylate kinase; the protein is MLIIGPPGSGKGTQAARISERLGVVAISTGDIFRDNVKRETPLGVEAKKFMDAGDFVPDSVTNSMVRDRLAADDVREGFLLDGYPRTASQVVELDDILRENDLELDVVLQLTADDEELVKRLLGRAKLDGRSDDNEQVIRHRLGLYHDQTEVVVSRYDERGIVTKVDGIGSIDDVTERVMAALKVAS